The proteins below come from a single Ailuropoda melanoleuca isolate Jingjing chromosome 1, ASM200744v2, whole genome shotgun sequence genomic window:
- the IFRD1 gene encoding interferon-related developmental regulator 1: MPKNKKRNTPHRGGSGGSGSGAAAATAATAGGQHRNVQPFSDEDASIETMSHCSGYSDPSSFAEDGPEVLDEEGTQEDLEYKLKGFIDLTLDKSAKTRQAALEGIKNALASKMLYEFILERRMTLTDSIERCLKKGKSDEQRAAAALASVLCIQLGPGIESEEVLKTLGPILKKIICDGTASIQARQTCATCFGACCFIATDDITELYSTLECLENIFTKSYLKEKDTNVICSTPNTVLHISSLLAWTLLLTICPINEVKKKLEMHFHKLPSLLSSDDVNMRIAAGESLALMFELARGMESDFFYEDMDSLTQMLRALATDGNKHRAKVDKRKQRSVFRDILRAVEERDFPTETVKFGPERMYIDCWVKKHTYDTFKEVLGSGMQYHLQSNEFLRNVFELGPPVMLDAATLKTMKISRFERHLYNSAAFKARTKARSKCRDKRADVGEFF, from the exons ATGCCGAAGAATAAGAAGCGGAACACTCCCCACCGCGGTGGCAGTGGTGGCAGCGGCTCAGGGGCAGCTGCAGCGACGGCGGCGACAGCAG GTGGCCAGCATCGAAATGTTCAACCTTTCAGTGATGAGGATGCATCGATTGAAACAATGAGCCATTGCAGTGGTTACAGCGATCCTTCCAGTTTTGCCGAAGATG GACCAGAAGTCCTTGATGAAGAAGGAACTCAAGAAGACTTAGAGTACAAATTGAAGGGATTCATTGATTTGACCCTGGATAAGAG tGCGAAGACAAGGCAGGCAGCTCTTGAAGGTATTAAAAATGCACTGGCTTCAAAAATGCTTTATGAATTCATTCTGGAAAGAAGAATGACTTTGACTGACAGCATTGAACGCTGCCTGAAAAAAg GGAAGAGTGATGAGCAGCGTGCGGCTGCAGCATTAGCATCTGTTCTTTGTATTCAGTTGGGCCCTGGAATTGAAAGTGAAGAGGTTTTAAAGACTCTTGGACCAatcctaaagaaaataatttgtgatgGAACAGCTAGTATCCAGGCTAGGCAAACC tgtgCAACTTGCTTTGGTGCTTGCTGTTTTATTGCTACAGATGACATTACT GAGCTGTATTCAACTCTGGAATGTTTGGAAAATATCTTCACCAAGTCCTATCTCAAAGAGAAAGACACTAATGTTATTTGCAGCACCCCTAATACAGTGCTTCATATCAGCTCTCTTCTCGCATGGACGTTATTACTGACCATATGCCCAATCAATGAAGTGAAGAAAAAGCTTGAGAT GCATTTCCATAAACTTCCAAGCCTCCTATCTTCTGATGATGTCAACATGAGAATAGCTGCTGGTGAATCTTTGGCACTTATGTTTGAATTGGCCAGAGGGATGGAGAGT GACTTTTTTTATGAAGACATGGACTCTTTGACTCAGATGCTTAGGGCTTTGGCTACAGATGGAAACAAGCACCGTGCCAAAGTGGACAAGAGAAAGCAGCGTTCGGTGTTCAGAGATATCCTGAGGGCAGTGGag GAACGGGATTTTCCAACAGAAACTGTTAAATTTGGCCCTGAACGAATGTATATCGATTGCTGGGTCAAAAAACATACCTATGACACCTTTAAGGAAGTTCTTGGATCGGGGATGCAGTATCATTTGCAG TCAAATGAATTCCTTCGTAATGTATTTGAACTTGGACCCCCGGTGATGCTTGATGCCGCAACACTTAAAACAATGAAGATTTCTCGTTTTGAAAgg CACCTGTATAACTCTGCAGCCTTCAAAGCTCGAACGAAAGCTCGAAGCAAATGTCGAGATAAGAGAGCAGATGTTGGAGAATTCTTCTAG